The following coding sequences lie in one Cloeon dipterum chromosome 1, ieCloDipt1.1, whole genome shotgun sequence genomic window:
- the hts gene encoding protein hu-li tai shao isoform X4: MADTSQSESHQQVVTTTVVTTTTTNEHTNGIAEEEDDKAKIRPADIDADMKEMERRKRVEAIMNSRLFREELERIIEVQMRDGGGGTGGLMQQISDIIGASGGRGLGAGPRQCVLPINDIRGVECMAYAKGEKLLRCKVAAVHRLLDLYGWTQGISGHITARLNQDQELFLVNAHGLLFHEVTASSLIKVDMQGVVIESGTTNFGVNVSGFLLHSAIHAARPDIKCVIHVHTPAVLAVSCLKCGLLPLCQESVVIGEVSQHPYIGGLVEAEERDKIARNLGPINKVMFLNNHGAICCGESIEEAFYNVYNTVLACETQLKLMPAGIENLALLSEESRKQLYDAAHGAEAKQQDGAGKRERRLKIGDIEFEALMRMLDNSGFRTGYLYRQPLIKNEPPRPRNDIEVPPAVSSLGFLLEEEELYRQGYRRSGKGNDRTRWLNSPNVYQKVEILETGTPDPKKITKWVDVSNEEWVAENSPTHTSTPVRIDCALQFVPKNTNPKEFKKLQQQIKDNRRADKISAGPQSHILEGVSWEEAKKLQEANAAAQTTNNDQVILVGAASKGIIQRGFQHNAMVYKTPYAKNPFDQISDAEIEKYKRDVERKQRGESCDEDASESEPLSALDSKGRRLRSPTSPLSPASETEEESRDGHQVLRIETKQVPRASKAEVVLSDGENTVNGDDANQSTFSEGSPTKDMSEESPKKDKKKKKGLRTPSFLKKKQKKKVEKSAE; this comes from the exons ATGGCGGACACGAGCCAGTCCGAGTCGCACCAGCAGGTGGTGACGACCACCGTGGTCACCACCACTACCACTAATGAGCACACCAACGGCATTGCTGAAGAAGAGGATGACAAGGCCAAGATTAGGCCGGCCGACATTGACGCT GACATGAAGGAGATGGAGCGTCGGAAGCGCGTCGAGGCCATAATGAATTCGCGTCTCTTCCGCGAGGAGCTGGAGCGCATCATCGAGGTGCAGATGCGGGACGGCGGAGGCGGCACCGGCGGCCTCATGCAGCAGATCTCGGACATCATCGGGGCGTCAGGAGGGCGCGGGTTGGGAGCCGGACCTCGACAGTGCGTCCTCCCCATCAACGACATCCGCGGCGTAGAGTGTATGGCCTATGCCAAAGGCGAAAAGCTCCTCAGATGCAAG GTGGCAGCTGTTCATCGATTGCTCGACCTGTACGGCTGGACGCAGGGCATCAGCGGACACATCACCGCCAGACTCAACCAGGACCAGGAACTCTTCCTGGTCAACGCGCATGGCCTCCTCTTCCACGAGGTCACCGCCTCCAGCCTCATCAAGGTTGACATGCAGGGCGTCGTCATTGAGTCTG GCACGACCAATTTCGGCGTGAACGTGTCCGGTTTCTTGCTGCACTCTGCGATTCACGCGGCGCGTCCAGACATCAAGTGCGTGATCCATGTGCACACGCCAGCAGTGCTGGCCGTCTCCTGCCTCAAGTGTGGCCTGTTGCCCTTGTGCCAGGAGTCAGTGGTGATCGGCGAGGTGAGCCAGCACCCCTACATCGGCGGACTCGTCGAGGCGGAAGAGCGCGACAAAATCGCCCGCAACCTTGGCCCCATCAACAAAGTCATGTTCCTCAACAACCACGGCGCCATTTGCTGCGGCGAGTCCATCGAGGAAGCCTTCTACAACGTCTACAACACGGTGCTCGCTTGCGAAACGCAG CTGAAGCTGATGCCTGCCGGCATCGAAAACCTGGCCCTCCTGAGCGAGGAGTCTCGCAAACAACTGTACGATGCTGCTCACGGTGCTGAGGCCAAGCAACAGGACGGTGctggaaagagagagaggaggCTCAAGATCGGCGACATCGAGTTTGAAGCCCTCATGCGGATGCTAGACAATTCC GGCTTCCGCACTGGCTACTTGTACCGCCAACCTTTGATCAAGAATGAGCCACCCCGACCAAGAAATGATATTGAAGTTCCGCCCGCCGTTTCTTCACTTGGATTCCTGCTCGAAGAGGAGGAATTGTACCGCCAAGG GTACCGGCGTTCTGGCAAGGGCAACGACCGCACCAGGTGGCTCAACTCACCCAATGTGTACCAGAAGGTGGAGATCCTGGAGACGGGCACTCCCGATCCCAAGAAAATCACCAAG tggGTGGATGTGAGCAATGAGGAG TGGGTGGCTGAAAACTCGCCGACTCATACAAGCACGCCCGTGAGAATCGACTGTGCGCTCCAGTTTGTGCCCAAGAATACAAATCCCAAGGAGTTCAAGAAGCTTCAACAGCAG ATTAAAGACAACAGGAGAGCTGACAAAATCTCCGCAGGCCCTCAGTCGCACATTTTGGAAGGCGTTTCCTGGGAGGAGGCGAAGAAGTTGCAG GAGGCAAACGCTGCTGCGCAGACCACCAACAATGACCAGGTGATCCTGGTGGGTGCTGCCTCCAAAGGCATCATCCAGCGCGGCTTCCAGCACAACGCCATGGTGTACAAGACTCCGTACGCCAAGAATCCGTTTGACCAGATTTCGGACGCGGAGATCGAGAAGTACAAGAGAGACGTGGAAAGGAAACAGCGGGGAGAGTCCT GTGATGAAGATGCCTCGGAAAGTGAGCCTTTGTCCGCTCTGGACTCGAAAGGCCGCCGACTCCGCTCACCAACATCACCTCTGTCTCCAGCCTCGGAGACAGAGGAAGAGAGTCGTGACG GCCACCAGGTGCTGAGGATCGAGACAAAGCAGGTGCCACGCGCTTCCAAGGCGGAGGTGGTGTTGAGTGATG GAGAGAACACAGTTAACGGGGACGACGCCAACCAGTCTACATTCTCAGAG GGCTCTCCGACCAAGGATATGTCGGAAGAGTCGCCAAAGAAGgacaagaaaaagaagaagggTTTGCGCACTCCATCCTTCCTTAAAAAGAAGCAGAAAAAGAAGGTCGAAAAGTCGGCAGAGTAA
- the hts gene encoding protein hu-li tai shao isoform X5: MADTSQSESHQQVVTTTVVTTTTTNEHTNGIAEEEDDKAKIRPADIDADMKEMERRKRVEAIMNSRLFREELERIIEVQMRDGGGGTGGLMQQISDIIGASGGRGLGAGPRQCVLPINDIRGVECMAYAKGEKLLRCKVAAVHRLLDLYGWTQGISGHITARLNQDQELFLVNAHGLLFHEVTASSLIKVDMQGVVIESGTTNFGVNVSGFLLHSAIHAARPDIKCVIHVHTPAVLAVSCLKCGLLPLCQESVVIGEVSQHPYIGGLVEAEERDKIARNLGPINKVMFLNNHGAICCGESIEEAFYNVYNTVLACETQLKLMPAGIENLALLSEESRKQLYDAAHGAEAKQQDGAGKRERRLKIGDIEFEALMRMLDNSGFRTGYLYRQPLIKNEPPRPRNDIEVPPAVSSLGFLLEEEELYRQGYRRSGKGNDRTRWLNSPNVYQKVEILETGTPDPKKITKWVDVSNEEWVAENSPTHTSTPVRIDCALQFVPKNTNPKEFKKLQQQIKDNRRADKISAGPQSHILEGVSWEEAKKLQEANAAAQTTNNDQVILVGAASKGIIQRGFQHNAMVYKTPYAKNPFDQISDAEIEKYKRDVERKQRGESCDEDASESEPLSALDSKGRRLRSPTSPLSPASETEEESRDGENTVNGDDANQSTFSEGSPTKDMSEESPKKDKKKKKGLRTPSFLKKKQKKKVEKSAE; this comes from the exons ATGGCGGACACGAGCCAGTCCGAGTCGCACCAGCAGGTGGTGACGACCACCGTGGTCACCACCACTACCACTAATGAGCACACCAACGGCATTGCTGAAGAAGAGGATGACAAGGCCAAGATTAGGCCGGCCGACATTGACGCT GACATGAAGGAGATGGAGCGTCGGAAGCGCGTCGAGGCCATAATGAATTCGCGTCTCTTCCGCGAGGAGCTGGAGCGCATCATCGAGGTGCAGATGCGGGACGGCGGAGGCGGCACCGGCGGCCTCATGCAGCAGATCTCGGACATCATCGGGGCGTCAGGAGGGCGCGGGTTGGGAGCCGGACCTCGACAGTGCGTCCTCCCCATCAACGACATCCGCGGCGTAGAGTGTATGGCCTATGCCAAAGGCGAAAAGCTCCTCAGATGCAAG GTGGCAGCTGTTCATCGATTGCTCGACCTGTACGGCTGGACGCAGGGCATCAGCGGACACATCACCGCCAGACTCAACCAGGACCAGGAACTCTTCCTGGTCAACGCGCATGGCCTCCTCTTCCACGAGGTCACCGCCTCCAGCCTCATCAAGGTTGACATGCAGGGCGTCGTCATTGAGTCTG GCACGACCAATTTCGGCGTGAACGTGTCCGGTTTCTTGCTGCACTCTGCGATTCACGCGGCGCGTCCAGACATCAAGTGCGTGATCCATGTGCACACGCCAGCAGTGCTGGCCGTCTCCTGCCTCAAGTGTGGCCTGTTGCCCTTGTGCCAGGAGTCAGTGGTGATCGGCGAGGTGAGCCAGCACCCCTACATCGGCGGACTCGTCGAGGCGGAAGAGCGCGACAAAATCGCCCGCAACCTTGGCCCCATCAACAAAGTCATGTTCCTCAACAACCACGGCGCCATTTGCTGCGGCGAGTCCATCGAGGAAGCCTTCTACAACGTCTACAACACGGTGCTCGCTTGCGAAACGCAG CTGAAGCTGATGCCTGCCGGCATCGAAAACCTGGCCCTCCTGAGCGAGGAGTCTCGCAAACAACTGTACGATGCTGCTCACGGTGCTGAGGCCAAGCAACAGGACGGTGctggaaagagagagaggaggCTCAAGATCGGCGACATCGAGTTTGAAGCCCTCATGCGGATGCTAGACAATTCC GGCTTCCGCACTGGCTACTTGTACCGCCAACCTTTGATCAAGAATGAGCCACCCCGACCAAGAAATGATATTGAAGTTCCGCCCGCCGTTTCTTCACTTGGATTCCTGCTCGAAGAGGAGGAATTGTACCGCCAAGG GTACCGGCGTTCTGGCAAGGGCAACGACCGCACCAGGTGGCTCAACTCACCCAATGTGTACCAGAAGGTGGAGATCCTGGAGACGGGCACTCCCGATCCCAAGAAAATCACCAAG tggGTGGATGTGAGCAATGAGGAG TGGGTGGCTGAAAACTCGCCGACTCATACAAGCACGCCCGTGAGAATCGACTGTGCGCTCCAGTTTGTGCCCAAGAATACAAATCCCAAGGAGTTCAAGAAGCTTCAACAGCAG ATTAAAGACAACAGGAGAGCTGACAAAATCTCCGCAGGCCCTCAGTCGCACATTTTGGAAGGCGTTTCCTGGGAGGAGGCGAAGAAGTTGCAG GAGGCAAACGCTGCTGCGCAGACCACCAACAATGACCAGGTGATCCTGGTGGGTGCTGCCTCCAAAGGCATCATCCAGCGCGGCTTCCAGCACAACGCCATGGTGTACAAGACTCCGTACGCCAAGAATCCGTTTGACCAGATTTCGGACGCGGAGATCGAGAAGTACAAGAGAGACGTGGAAAGGAAACAGCGGGGAGAGTCCT GTGATGAAGATGCCTCGGAAAGTGAGCCTTTGTCCGCTCTGGACTCGAAAGGCCGCCGACTCCGCTCACCAACATCACCTCTGTCTCCAGCCTCGGAGACAGAGGAAGAGAGTCGTGACG GAGAGAACACAGTTAACGGGGACGACGCCAACCAGTCTACATTCTCAGAG GGCTCTCCGACCAAGGATATGTCGGAAGAGTCGCCAAAGAAGgacaagaaaaagaagaagggTTTGCGCACTCCATCCTTCCTTAAAAAGAAGCAGAAAAAGAAGGTCGAAAAGTCGGCAGAGTAA